The bacterium genome contains the following window.
TTCACCGGATCGGTGTGCAGCGTCGGCAGCCCGGGCGCGAGATCGAGCTTGAGCGGCACGCCCGACTTCAGCCCCAGCGACCCGGCGTTCTGACCCAGCGCCTGGAGCCACTCGTCGAGCGTGATCGGTTCCACGTCGAGCGGCGCCAGGCCGCGCTCCAGGCGGCTGAGATCCAGCGTCGCGTTCACCATCTCCAGCAGGTCGCGGGCGCTCGCTTCGATCCGCCGCACCACCTCGCGCTGCTCCGCCGCCAGGGCGCCGAACTCGTCCTCGCGCAGCAGGTCGGCGTATCCGAGGATGATGTTCAACGGCGTGCGCAGCTCGTGCGACATGGTGGCGACGAAATCGGACTTGAGCCGGTTCGATTGTTCCAGCTCCTGCCGCACGCGCGCGTGCTCGAGGGCGAGCGACGCCATCTGGGCGATGCCGCGCCCGATGCGCACGTCGACGGCGGTGAAGGCCGCCCGCGCCTCGCGCCGGCTGGCGACCTGCACGCCGATGATCTCGTCGCCGCAGCGCAACGCGATGCAGAGCTGCCGGCTGGCGCACTGTTGCGGCGTGCAGAGCAGCTCGATCGCGGTCGGCTCCCGCTCGATCACGTCGTCGGTCTCGAGCTGCCCGAGCAGCTCCCGCATCGTCGCCAACGGCACCGCCATGGCGCGGGCGATCGACTGTTCCTCCGGCGCGGCGCCGGACGTCGCGATCGGCCGGAACACCTGCGAGTCGTGCTGCCAGAGCAGCGTGTGACTCGAATCGCAGCACAGCACCTCGGCCGTGACCTCGCACAAGGTCGCGAGCAGCGCCGGCGAGGCCAGGGTCGTGATGAGCGTGCGGCCGACGCGGTGCAGCGCCGCGGCGACGGCGTTGTCCTCGGCCAACGTCGCCGCCACCCGCCGCCGCTCGCGCCGCACCGCGACGTCGCGCAGCTCCCGCTCGATCGCCGGGCAGAGGCGGGCCGGGGCGCCCTTCATCACGTAGTCGTGCGCCCCCGCCTTCATCACCGCCACCGCGGTGTCCTCGCCGATCGCTCCCGAGACGACGATGAAGGGCAGGTCGAGGCCGCACTCCTGCAGCACGCGCAGGGCCTCGAGGCCGCTGAAGCGCGGCAGCTCGTAGTCCGAGAGGACGCAATCCCAGGCGCCCTCGGCGAGGGCGGCGCGCAGCGCCTCCGCCGTTTCGACACGCTGGGAGACGGGCGCATAGCCGCCGCGGCGCAGGTGCGCCAGGACCAGCGCGGCGTCGTCCGGGGAATCCTCCACCAGGAGGACGCGCAGCGGGATCGGCGTCGTCTCGCGGCTCACGCCACCCCCCCGTCCTCGGGGGCCTCTCCGCCCCCGCCGAGGGTGAAGGAGAAGGTGGCGCCGCGCCCCGGCGCGCCCTCGCCCCAGACGCGGCCGCCGTGGCGGGCGATGATGCGCTGCACCGTCGCCAGGCCGATCCCGGTGCCCTCGAACTCCGACTCCGAGTGCAACCGCTGGAAGGCGGTGAACAGGCGGCCGGCGTACGCCGGGTCGAAGCCGGCGCCGTTGTCGCGCACGTAGTAGATCGTCTCGCCGTTCTCCTCGTTGGCGCCGAACTCTATCTCGGCGCAGGGCACCCGACTACTGTATTTCCACGCGTTGCCGATGAGGTTGTCGAGCGCGATGCGCAGCAGGTGGGCATCGCCCACCGCCGTCAGCCCCGGCTGGATCCGCACGTCGACCCGGCGCCCCGGCGCCGTCGCTTGAAGCTCGCCGACCACCGCCCCCGCCAGGGCGCTCAAGGACAGGGGCTGCCGTGACATCCGATGCCGGGTGACGCCGGCCAGGCTGAGCAGGTCGTCGATCAGATGGCTCATTCGCTCGCTCGCCGCCTGGATGCGGCCGAGGTGCCGCACCCCGTCGGCGTCGAGCTGGGCGGCGTGGTCCTCGCGCAGCAGCGTGCAGAAGCCCTCGATCTGCCGCAGCGGGCTCCGCAGATCGTGCGATACCGAGTAGCTGAACGTCTCCAGCTCGCGCATCGCCGCGTCGAGCAGCGCCGTGCGCTCCGCCACTCGCCGCTCGAGCTCGGCGTTGAGGGCGCTCAACGCCTCGGCGCTCCGCTTGACCTCCAGGTAGAGGGTGCCGTTCTCGTACACGCGACCCGCCAGCGAACCGATCATCCGCGCGTGCCGCGCGTCCTCGTCGCCGAACTCGCCGCCGCCGACCTTGTCGGTCAGACAGAGCCAACCGTAGATGCGCTGCAACGACGAGACGCGGACGGCGAGCAGCGAGCGGAACGGCGGATAGGTCTCGGGCAGGCCGACCGCCGCGGCAGTCAGCCCGTCGGCGCCGCGACGGATGCAGGTCTCGTTGCCGAGCAGGGTCGCGAGCAGACCCGCCTCCGGCGGGGGCGGCGACAGGCGCGCCGCCAGATCGGCGGCGATGCCGCTGGCCAGGTAGTAATGCCACTGGGGGGAGCCGTTGCGGGTCATGGCGATGGTGGCGTGGCAGGCGCCGACGATCTCGCGCGCCGAGCGCGCGACGCTCTCCAGCAGGCGCACGGGATCGCGCTCGCTGGCCAGACGCTCGCTCAGGTCCAGGAGCCCGCGCAGGCGCCGGTTGGCGCCCTCCAGCTCGTCGACCTTGCGCGCCAGGGTGTCGCTCATGAGTTGCAGATGCT
Protein-coding sequences here:
- a CDS encoding response regulator, which encodes MSRETTPIPLRVLLVEDSPDDAALVLAHLRRGGYAPVSQRVETAEALRAALAEGAWDCVLSDYELPRFSGLEALRVLQECGLDLPFIVVSGAIGEDTAVAVMKAGAHDYVMKGAPARLCPAIERELRDVAVRRERRRVAATLAEDNAVAAALHRVGRTLITTLASPALLATLCEVTAEVLCCDSSHTLLWQHDSQVFRPIATSGAAPEEQSIARAMAVPLATMRELLGQLETDDVIEREPTAIELLCTPQQCASRQLCIALRCGDEIIGVQVASRREARAAFTAVDVRIGRGIAQMASLALEHARVRQELEQSNRLKSDFVATMSHELRTPLNIILGYADLLREDEFGALAAEQREVVRRIEASARDLLEMVNATLDLSRLERGLAPLDVEPITLDEWLQALGQNAGSLGLKSGVPLKLDLAPGLPTLHTDPVKLKVIVRNLLGNAFKFTAQGSVTLSARPHPAGVEIAVSDTGAGIRPDVLPIIFEPFRQGGDVDTAHVSGVGLGLYVVHKLLDLLHGSITVESAVGEGSTFRVVLPRDLSHARAADASTLG
- a CDS encoding response regulator, giving the protein MATILIVDDLAANRELLVALLGYAGHRLVEAADGADALARARDTHPDLVITDLLMPVMDGFELVRQLRGDPALAATPVVFYTAHYPEPAARALAAQCGVSQILAKPAEPEDILAAVADALRGGPPARAALSPQFSREHLQLMSDTLARKVDELEGANRRLRGLLDLSERLASERDPVRLLESVARSAREIVGACHATIAMTRNGSPQWHYYLASGIAADLAARLSPPPPEAGLLATLLGNETCIRRGADGLTAAAVGLPETYPPFRSLLAVRVSSLQRIYGWLCLTDKVGGGEFGDEDARHARMIGSLAGRVYENGTLYLEVKRSAEALSALNAELERRVAERTALLDAAMRELETFSYSVSHDLRSPLRQIEGFCTLLREDHAAQLDADGVRHLGRIQAASERMSHLIDDLLSLAGVTRHRMSRQPLSLSALAGAVVGELQATAPGRRVDVRIQPGLTAVGDAHLLRIALDNLIGNAWKYSSRVPCAEIEFGANEENGETIYYVRDNGAGFDPAYAGRLFTAFQRLHSESEFEGTGIGLATVQRIIARHGGRVWGEGAPGRGATFSFTLGGGGEAPEDGGVA